Genomic DNA from Alphaproteobacteria bacterium RIFCSPHIGHO2_01_FULL_41_14:
CTTCTTCTTACCTTCTTTACGAACAATACGTTCGTTTTCATACTTGATGCCCTTGCCCTTATACGGTTCAGGACGACGGAATCCTCTGATTTCTGCAGCTATTTGTCCTACACGTTGACGGCTTGCTCCAGAAACAGTGATAGAAGTTGGCTTTTCACACTTAATCGTAATCCCCTGGGGGATGGCATACACAACTTCGTGGCTATATCCCAGCTGCATCACAAGATTTGATCCTTGCACAGCGGCACGATATCCCACACCGCTGATTTCTAGGTTGACAGAGAATCCTTTGGTCACCCCTTCCACCAAGTTTGCGATCAAATTGCGCACAGTGCCCCACATGGATCGAGCGACTTTTGACTCATCCCGAGGGTGAACCAAAATTTTGGAATCTGCATAAGTTACCTCCACAGAACTGTGAAGCGCCACAGATAGCTCACCCCGAGAGCCTCTTGCTTTCAGAAGTCCTGGGGTTAGATCAACCGTAACGCCAGCAGGAATAATAATTGGATTTTTACCGATACGAGACATAATAACCTAACTTTTCTTTAAAATACTCGACACAAAATTTCTCCGCCCACATTTAGCTTGCGCGCGGCGGCATCCGATAAAATGCCTTTCGAGGTGGATAATACATACATTCCAAGACCATTGGAAGGCTTAGAAAGACTTTCAATGGAAGAATATGTTCTGCGACCCGGGGTTGACACCCGATCAATCTTTTGGATGACCGGCATCCCTTCGAAATACTTCAGCTCGACTTCTATCTCAGAGATCCCTTCTCGCACAGGATGTACCTGATATGCGCGAATATACCCTTCCTCTTTCAACACTTCAAGGATGTTGAGGTTGATTTTAGAATAAAGACAGCGCACAGCACTTTTCTTTGCTTTGTGAGCGTTTCTAATGCGGGATAGCAAATCTGCAATAGGGTCTGTCATTGTCATTTTTTATAATCCTTTATCTTACCAACTCGACTTTGTCATTCCGGGAATGGCACCCGCAGATGCCAGGTCCCTTAACGCAATACGAGATAAACCTAAATGTCTATAATAACCACGCGCTCTACCCGAAACAGCGCACCGATTCCGAATCCGTACACGTGAACCACTCCGCGGCAGTTCAGCCAATTTCAAAACAGCTTGAAAGCGATCATCCACCGACACATTCTTGTCTTGAACAACCTTCTTCAGTTCAGCTCTTTTTTTACGAAAAGAAGCACAAACTTTCTTTCTTTTTTCGTTCGATTCAATGGAACCTTTTTTTGCCATCAATGTCTCCTAATTTATAAACGGCATGCCAAACCCCTTCAGAAGCGCGCGGGCCTCCTCATTGGTTTTAGCAGTTGTCACAATAACCACGTTTAGTCCTCTGATTTGATCAATTTTGTCATAATCAATCTCGGGGAAAACGATTTGTTCTTTAATACCCAGTGCATAGTTCCCTTTTCCGTCGAAACTACGAGGAGAAACGCCGCGAAAGTCACGAACCCGTGGAAGGGCAATGGTAATCAACCGGTCTAAAAATTCATACATGCGAGCACCTCTCAGGGTTACTTTCACCCCAAGATCCATGCCTTCCCGTACTTTAAATCCCGCAATAGATCCGCGTGCTTTTGTCACCACAGGTTTTTGGCCCGCAATCACTGTCAAGTCTGTGACAGCCGCCGTGATCTTTTTATTGTCCCGCACCGCTTCTCCCACACCCATGTTCAGAACAATTTTCTTAAGCACCGGCGCCTGCATAGGCGTGGTATAAGAAAACTGCTGAATAAGCTCTGGCTTTAATGACTCTACATATAGCTTTTTCAATCTAACCATTTTATCTCTACTTTAACTCTTTACCTGAACTCTTCAAGAAACGAACTTTTTTGCCCTTATTTTCACCCTTATTTTCACCCTGGGCTAAAATCTTGATCCCCATCTTCGAGGGTTTCCTTGTTTCCATATCCATATGCGCCACATTAGACACGTGAAGGCTCAATTCTTTTTCAAGAACACCATTTGGGTTTGCAGGGCTTGGGCGTAAATGCCTCTTCACCACATTGACACCCTTTACAATAACGCGATCTTTTTCAGTGAAAACTTTAGAAATCTCTCCGGACTTACCCTTATGACTTCCTGAAATGACCACAACATGATCGCCTTTTTTGACATGAAATTTTTTGTTCATTACAGAACCTCTGGGGCTAAAGAAATAATTTTCATAAAATTCTTAGAACGCAATTCACGGGTAACAGGGCCGAAAATACGCGTTCCAATGGGCTCGCCTTGATTATTCAAAAGAACGGCGGCATTGTTATCAAAGGAAATCTTTGTCCCATCATTCCGCACAATCCCATGAGCCGTCCGCACGATCACCGCCTTGTGAACGCTTCCTTTAGAAACCTTACCGCGCGGAATAGCTTCTTTCACCGTGACAACGATAATGTCGCCAATGGATGCCGTCCGTCTTTTAGACCCACCAAGCACCTTGATACACTCAACACGACGCGCGCCCGAGTTATCAGCAACGTGTAAACTTGTTTGCATTTGAATCATAATACTACCCTATGCCTTATCTGCTTTTGAGAGAACAATCCAAGTTTTTCTTTTCGAAATGGGACGGCACTCTTCGATATTGACGATATCACCCTCAGCAAAAGCGTTCTTCTCGTCATGAGCCGCATACCTTTTTGATTTTGTAATATACTTCTTGTAAACCTGATGCATAAAGCGACGATCCACCTTCACGATGATGGTCTTATCTGCTTTATCACTGACAACAACTCCTTTAAGTACTCGACGAGGCATTTTTATCTTTTCCTAACTACTTTTGTTTGCGTCCGGCGTTGAGAAGTGTCTTAATACGCGCGATGG
This window encodes:
- a CDS encoding 50S ribosomal protein L6, which encodes MSRIGKNPIIIPAGVTVDLTPGLLKARGSRGELSVALHSSVEVTYADSKILVHPRDESKVARSMWGTVRNLIANLVEGVTKGFSVNLEISGVGYRAAVQGSNLVMQLGYSHEVVYAIPQGITIKCEKPTSITVSGASRQRVGQIAAEIRGFRRPEPYKGKGIKYENERIVRKEGKKK
- a CDS encoding 30S ribosomal protein S8: MTMTDPIADLLSRIRNAHKAKKSAVRCLYSKINLNILEVLKEEGYIRAYQVHPVREGISEIEVELKYFEGMPVIQKIDRVSTPGRRTYSSIESLSKPSNGLGMYVLSTSKGILSDAAARKLNVGGEILCRVF
- a CDS encoding 30S ribosomal protein S14, which gives rise to MAKKGSIESNEKRKKVCASFRKKRAELKKVVQDKNVSVDDRFQAVLKLAELPRSGSRVRIRNRCAVSGRARGYYRHLGLSRIALRDLASAGAIPGMTKSSW
- a CDS encoding 50S ribosomal protein L5, whose translation is MVRLKKLYVESLKPELIQQFSYTTPMQAPVLKKIVLNMGVGEAVRDNKKITAAVTDLTVIAGQKPVVTKARGSIAGFKVREGMDLGVKVTLRGARMYEFLDRLITIALPRVRDFRGVSPRSFDGKGNYALGIKEQIVFPEIDYDKIDQIRGLNVVIVTTAKTNEEARALLKGFGMPFIN
- a CDS encoding 50S ribosomal protein L24, whose product is MNKKFHVKKGDHVVVISGSHKGKSGEISKVFTEKDRVIVKGVNVVKRHLRPSPANPNGVLEKELSLHVSNVAHMDMETRKPSKMGIKILAQGENKGENKGKKVRFLKSSGKELK
- a CDS encoding 50S ribosomal protein L14; this translates as MIQMQTSLHVADNSGARRVECIKVLGGSKRRTASIGDIIVVTVKEAIPRGKVSKGSVHKAVIVRTAHGIVRNDGTKISFDNNAAVLLNNQGEPIGTRIFGPVTRELRSKNFMKIISLAPEVL
- a CDS encoding 30S ribosomal protein S17, which translates into the protein MPRRVLKGVVVSDKADKTIIVKVDRRFMHQVYKKYITKSKRYAAHDEKNAFAEGDIVNIEECRPISKRKTWIVLSKADKA